The Mycolicibacterium boenickei genome has a segment encoding these proteins:
- a CDS encoding mammalian cell entry protein: protein MTEETASNARPARRRASRAAGPTGAAAAVEVTAPAVAVDSSTGAATRAPKLTPLKAPPRRRANSRLVAVVAVLALAVASAALGTLAYVMSDQQRGVDDMQARNERFVDTGKQTVINMFTYTQNTIDESVKRFIDGTSGPLRDMMSQGNNADNLKALFRDTQASSEAVVNGAALEKVDEIANNASVLVAVRVTVSDMDGVNSPTRPYRLRVIVHEDDNGHMTGYDLKYPDGGN from the coding sequence ATGACGGAAGAAACGGCCTCGAACGCGAGGCCGGCGCGTAGGCGCGCGTCCAGGGCGGCCGGCCCCACCGGGGCCGCGGCCGCGGTGGAGGTGACCGCACCCGCTGTGGCGGTCGATTCATCGACCGGCGCCGCGACCAGAGCGCCGAAGCTCACCCCGCTGAAGGCGCCGCCGCGCCGCCGTGCCAACAGCCGGCTCGTGGCGGTGGTGGCGGTCTTGGCGCTGGCAGTGGCCAGCGCCGCGCTGGGCACGCTGGCCTACGTCATGAGCGATCAGCAGCGTGGCGTCGACGACATGCAGGCCCGCAACGAGCGCTTCGTCGACACGGGCAAGCAGACCGTGATCAACATGTTCACCTACACCCAGAACACCATCGATGAGAGCGTGAAGCGCTTCATCGACGGGACCAGTGGGCCGCTGCGCGACATGATGAGTCAGGGCAACAACGCCGACAACCTCAAGGCATTGTTCCGTGATACCCAGGCCAGCTCGGAAGCCGTGGTCAACGGTGCGGCGCTGGAGAAGGTCGATGAGATCGCCAACAATGCCTCGGTGCTGGTGGCGGTGCGCGTGACAGTCAGCGACATGGACGGGGTCAATTCCCCGACCCGGCCGTACCGGCTGCGGGTGATCGTGCACGAGGACGACAACGGGCACATGACCGGATACGACCTCAAGTACCCAGACGGTGGAAATTGA
- a CDS encoding mammalian cell entry protein — MRSKFVGLLIGLLTVAFVALGAVGGSLYWNRVVQRGQEVARAELPGVAAEQIPKVFGYDYQTVERSLTETYPLLAPDFRQKFEQDATAKVIPEARKRQLVVQISVVGVGVMTAERESGSVLVYMNRTVTDQSRQPLYDGSRLRVDYRKIGGNWLINAISPI; from the coding sequence ATGCGTTCGAAGTTCGTTGGTCTGCTGATCGGCCTCCTCACGGTGGCCTTCGTCGCGCTCGGCGCGGTCGGCGGATCGTTGTACTGGAACCGCGTGGTGCAGCGCGGCCAGGAGGTTGCCCGAGCCGAGTTGCCGGGCGTGGCGGCTGAACAGATCCCGAAGGTGTTCGGTTACGACTATCAGACCGTCGAGCGCAGTTTGACCGAAACCTATCCGCTGCTCGCCCCGGACTTCCGGCAGAAGTTCGAACAGGACGCCACCGCCAAGGTGATCCCTGAGGCACGCAAGCGTCAGCTCGTGGTCCAGATCAGTGTCGTCGGCGTCGGCGTGATGACCGCGGAACGTGAGTCGGGGTCGGTGCTGGTGTACATGAACCGCACGGTGACCGACCAGTCCCGCCAGCCGTTGTACGACGGCAGCCGGCTGCGGGTCGACTACCGCAAGATCGGCGGGAACTGGCTGATCAACGCGATCAGCCCGATCTAG
- a CDS encoding MCE family protein — MLLAGCQFGGLNSLNMPGTAGHGSGSYTVTVELPDVATLPQNSPVMVDDVTVGSVSGLDAMQRPDGTFYAAVQLSLDGDVKLPANAVARVAQTSLLGSQHVQLSEPVDEPPQGQLRDGASLSLSKISRYPTTEEVLSSLGMVVNKGNLGALQDITDEAYAAVAGRAGSFAELIPRLAELTSSLDQQTNDIIAAADGLNRFASILARSKDNLGRTLDTLPGALKVLNDNRSNIVEAFTALRGFAEVGSRILSQTKDDFAADIKDLYPVIKAFNDNADDFIKDLEFLPTFPFHYKYLRNAVRGDYLNVFVTFDLTLRRFGESIFTTGGFDPNMKHLDEVINPPDWLTGQMANLSGQAADPFKIPAGTATQHEEKPK; from the coding sequence ATGCTGCTGGCCGGCTGCCAGTTCGGCGGACTCAACTCGCTCAACATGCCGGGCACCGCCGGCCACGGGTCGGGGTCCTACACGGTGACCGTGGAGTTGCCCGACGTGGCGACCCTGCCGCAGAACTCGCCGGTGATGGTCGATGACGTCACGGTGGGCAGCGTGTCCGGCCTGGATGCCATGCAGCGCCCGGATGGAACCTTCTACGCGGCGGTCCAGCTGTCTCTGGACGGTGACGTGAAGCTCCCGGCGAATGCCGTTGCGCGCGTTGCCCAGACGTCGCTCCTGGGTTCGCAGCACGTCCAGTTGTCCGAGCCGGTGGACGAACCTCCCCAGGGGCAATTGCGCGACGGGGCCAGCCTCTCGCTGTCGAAGATCAGCCGCTACCCGACCACCGAGGAAGTGTTGTCCTCGTTGGGCATGGTGGTGAACAAGGGCAATCTCGGTGCGCTGCAGGACATCACCGATGAGGCGTATGCCGCGGTGGCCGGGCGGGCCGGAAGCTTCGCCGAGCTGATCCCGCGCCTGGCCGAGCTGACCTCGTCGTTGGACCAGCAGACCAACGACATCATCGCCGCCGCCGACGGGCTGAACCGGTTCGCGTCGATCCTGGCCCGTAGCAAGGACAACCTGGGTCGCACGCTGGACACGCTGCCCGGTGCGCTGAAGGTGCTCAACGACAATCGGTCCAACATCGTCGAGGCGTTCACCGCGCTGCGCGGCTTCGCCGAGGTGGGCTCGCGCATCCTGTCGCAGACCAAGGACGATTTCGCGGCCGACATCAAGGACCTTTACCCGGTGATCAAGGCGTTCAACGACAACGCCGACGATTTCATCAAGGACCTTGAGTTCCTGCCGACATTCCCGTTCCACTACAAGTACCTGCGTAACGCGGTCCGCGGTGACTACCTGAATGTGTTCGTCACCTTCGACCTGACATTGCGCCGGTTCGGTGAGTCGATATTCACCACCGGCGGGTTCGACCCGAACATGAAGCACCTCGACGAGGTGATCAACCCGCCGGACTGGCTGACTGGACAGATGGCCAACCTGTCCGGACAGGCCGCCGACCCGTTCAAGATCCCCGCCGGAACTGCCACCCAGCACGAGGAGAAGCCGAAATGA
- a CDS encoding MCE family protein has product MIDRLTRMQLMIFGVVTVLTVSAISLFYLHLPAAVGIGTYHVNANFVTGGGIYQNANVTYRGVTVGRVDSVGLAPDGVVARMQLNSSTAIPENVTATVKSVSAVGEQYIDLIPPESPSTDKLRNGATIDQQNTRVGQDIAGMLHEADTLVSSIGNSRLQDLLRETFKAFNGSGPELARLIESSRLLIDEANASSGETTQLIDQAGPFLEAQMRSGDNIRSLADGLARFTGEVNKADPQLRTTLKTVPGTTEAANTAFSGIRPTFPVLAANLANFGRIGVIYSKSLEQALVIFPALMAALNTVAGGVPTDEGGKLDFKVDLGDAPPCLTGFLPPTQTRSPADLTLRDLPTDMYCKTAQNDPAVVRGARNYPCQEFPGKRAPTVQLCRDPNGYIPVGTNPWRGPPVPYGTPIEDGRNILPPNKFPMIPPQVDPDPGPPVVQLPPGVEPGPGPAPHAPFPLPVPPNKPGPQPPPWPYFAPPDQLVPPYGRTPPGAPEAAPAPEAPAPAPAPAPDAPLPAEAPPLASAPATGTYDQHSGVFADADGGTGVYAAGADNLHPAETWVDLMLDPRQA; this is encoded by the coding sequence ATGATCGACCGGCTGACCCGTATGCAGTTGATGATCTTCGGGGTCGTCACCGTTCTGACCGTCAGTGCGATCTCGCTGTTCTATCTGCATCTGCCCGCCGCCGTGGGTATCGGCACGTATCACGTCAACGCCAACTTCGTCACCGGCGGCGGGATCTACCAGAATGCCAACGTCACCTACCGCGGGGTCACGGTCGGCCGGGTTGATTCGGTCGGGCTGGCCCCCGACGGCGTGGTCGCCAGAATGCAGCTCAACAGCAGCACGGCGATTCCGGAGAACGTCACCGCGACGGTCAAGAGTGTGTCGGCCGTCGGTGAGCAGTACATCGATCTGATTCCGCCGGAGTCCCCGTCGACCGACAAGCTGCGCAACGGCGCGACCATCGATCAGCAGAACACCCGCGTGGGCCAGGACATCGCCGGCATGCTGCACGAGGCCGACACTCTGGTCAGCAGCATCGGGAACAGCCGGCTGCAGGACCTGCTGCGCGAGACATTCAAGGCGTTCAACGGATCCGGGCCGGAACTGGCGCGGCTGATCGAGTCATCGCGCCTGCTGATCGACGAGGCCAACGCCAGCTCCGGCGAGACGACCCAGCTGATCGATCAGGCCGGGCCGTTCCTGGAAGCCCAGATGCGCAGCGGTGACAACATCCGCTCGCTGGCCGACGGGCTCGCCCGGTTCACCGGCGAGGTCAACAAGGCCGACCCGCAGCTGCGTACCACGCTGAAGACCGTTCCCGGCACCACCGAGGCGGCCAACACCGCGTTCAGTGGTATCCGCCCGACCTTCCCGGTGCTGGCGGCCAACCTGGCCAACTTCGGCCGGATCGGCGTGATCTACAGCAAGTCGCTCGAGCAGGCGCTGGTGATCTTCCCGGCCCTGATGGCGGCGTTGAACACCGTGGCGGGCGGTGTTCCCACCGACGAGGGCGGCAAGCTCGACTTCAAGGTCGACCTGGGCGACGCCCCGCCGTGCCTGACTGGCTTCCTCCCGCCGACACAGACGCGGTCCCCCGCCGATCTGACGCTGCGGGATCTGCCGACCGACATGTACTGCAAGACCGCGCAGAACGATCCGGCCGTGGTGCGCGGTGCGCGTAACTATCCGTGCCAGGAGTTCCCGGGGAAGCGCGCGCCCACGGTCCAGCTGTGCCGCGACCCCAACGGCTACATCCCGGTGGGTACCAATCCGTGGCGTGGCCCGCCGGTGCCGTACGGAACCCCGATCGAGGACGGGCGCAACATCCTGCCGCCCAACAAGTTCCCGATGATCCCGCCGCAGGTCGATCCGGATCCGGGCCCGCCGGTGGTGCAACTGCCGCCGGGTGTGGAACCGGGGCCGGGCCCCGCGCCGCACGCGCCGTTCCCGCTGCCGGTGCCGCCGAACAAGCCGGGTCCGCAGCCCCCGCCGTGGCCGTACTTCGCGCCGCCGGACCAGCTCGTGCCGCCGTATGGCCGGACACCTCCGGGCGCACCCGAAGCGGCACCGGCACCGGAAGCTCCGGCGCCCGCTCCCGCACCGGCTCCGGATGCACCGTTGCCGGCCGAGGCACCACCTCTGGCCAGCGCACCCGCGACGGGCACCTACGATCAGCACAGTGGGGTCTTCGCTGACGCCGATGGCGGCACCGGTGTGTATGCAGCCGGCGCCGACAATCTGCACCCGGCGGAGACCTGGGTAGACCTGATGCTGGATCCAAGGCAGGCTTGA